GCTGATGTACCTGTTGCTGGTCGGGGCGCTGGCGACCGGGATGTTGAACACGCTGACCAACGTTTTTTCGACCTACAACTATCGCGAGACGGTTTCGCCGTGGTTCCGCAGCTTGTTCACCCTGCACCCGGCACCCCAGTTGATGGCGGAAACCCCGTGGACGTTCCAGGCACATGTGCTGATAGTCGTTGCGCTGCTCGGGTTCTGGCCGTACACCCGGTTGGTGCACATGTTCAGTGCACCGATCGGTTACCTGGTCCGCCCCTATGTGATCTACCGCAGCCGCGATCCGCAGCGGGCGGGCAAGAACCGGTACGCCAAGGCCTGGGTGACACCGCAGGCCCCGCCACCGCGCAGCCGTTGGGTGTGATCGACGTAAACATCTTTCTCACAACGGAATTCGTCTCCGGGTGAGCAGATATTCACGGCTCGGACACGGCACGCAGCTTCCGGGCAACAAGTAATTCCTAGGTTTGCAACATGCTCCGATCACGTACGATCACCGACTGGGATCCCGAAGACACCGTGGCCTGGGAGGCCAAAAACAAGTACATCGCCCGACGAAACCTGTTCTGGTCGGTGGTCGCCGAGCATGTCGGGTTCTCGGTGTGGACCATGTGGTCGGTCATGGTGCTGTTCATGCCCGAAGACGTGTACGGCTTCTCCGCCGGAGACAAGTTCCTGCTCGGCGCGACCGCCACCCTGGTGGGTGGCTGCCTGCGCGTGCCCTACACCCTGGCCACCGCGAAATTCGGCGGGCGTAACTGGACGGTGTTCTCGGCTTTCGTGCTGCTGATCCCCACGTTGGGCACCATGTGGCTGTTGGCCAATCCGGGCCTGCCGCTGTGGCCGTATCTGCTGTGTGCGGCCGTCGGCGGCTTCGGCGGCGGCAACTTCGCCTCGTCGATGACCAACATCAACGCCTTCTATCCGCAACGGCTCAAGGGCTGGGCACTGGGGCTCAACGCGGGTGGCGGCAACATCGGGGTGCCGGTGCTCCAGTTGGTCGGCCTGCTGGTCATCGCTACCGCGGGCAACCGATCCCCCTACTGGGTGTGCGCCGTCTATCTGGTGTTGTTGGCGGTAGCGGCGATCGGCGCTGCGCTGTTCATGGACAACCTCGAGCAGCATCAGATCGACACCACCGCAATGCGTTCCATTCTGTCGATCCGCGACACCTGGGTGATCGCACTTCTTTACATCGGAACCTTCGGATCCTTCATCGGATTCTCGTTCGCCTTCGGCCAGGTGCTGCAGATCAACTTCGTCGCCGGCGGACAGAGCCCCGCCGACGCCGCATTGCATGCCGCACAGATCGCCTTCATCGGGCCGTTGCTCGGCTCGATCGCCCGGGTCTACGGCGGCAAGTTGGCCGACCGGGTCGGCGGCGGGCGCGTCACCACCGTGGTGTTCGGCGGGATGATCCTCGCCGGCGCTCTACTCGTTGCGGTGTCGACCTATCACGACCACACCAGTGGTCCCGTCGGAACTGCCACCATGATCGGCTTCGTCGTGGGTTTTGTTGCGCTGTTCGTCCTCTCGGGTATCGGCAACGGTTCCGTGTACAAGATGATCCCGTCGATCTTCGCCGCCCGCAGCAGGTCGCTCATCGGCAGCGAAGCCGATAAGCAGCAGTGGTCACGGGCGATGTCGGGCGCTCTGATCGGCTTCGCCGGCGCAGTGGGCGCGCTCGGCGGGGTGGGTATCAACCTGGCGTTGCGTCAGTCCTACCTTTCCAGCGGGTCGGCCACGACGGCGTTCTGGATCTTCCTGGCGTTCTACGCGTTGGCCATGGCACTGACTTGGTTCCGGTACGTCCGCACCCCCACCGCACGGCGGTACACACCCTCGATGCTCGACAGCGTCCCCGCCTGACGCCGCTCTCTGCCGAGCAGACAGAAAACTGCCCCTTTTCCTGCGAAAAGGGGCAGTTCCGTCTGCTCGCGGGATGAACTCCCGCAGTGGGTCAGAGGCGCTCGATGATCGTGACGTTGGCGGTGCCGCCGCCCTCACACATGGTTTGCAGACCGTAGCGACCGCCGGTGCGTTCCAGGGTGTTGAGCATGGTGGCGAACAGCTTGGCGCCGGTGGCGCCGAGCGGGTGGCCCAGCGCGATGGCGCCGCCACTCGGGTTGACCTTGGCCGGATCGGCCTTGGTCTCCTTGAGCCAGGCCAGCACGACGGGCGCGAAGGCCTCGTTGATCTCGACGGTGTCGATGTCGTCGATCGTCAGGCCGGTCTTCTCCAGCGCATATTGAGTGGCCGGGATCGGGCCCGTCAGCATCATCACCGGATCGTCGCCGCGGGCGCTGATGTGGTGGATGCGGGCGCGGGGCTTCAGG
The window above is part of the Mycolicibacterium fortuitum subsp. fortuitum genome. Proteins encoded here:
- a CDS encoding nitrate/nitrite transporter, producing the protein MLRSRTITDWDPEDTVAWEAKNKYIARRNLFWSVVAEHVGFSVWTMWSVMVLFMPEDVYGFSAGDKFLLGATATLVGGCLRVPYTLATAKFGGRNWTVFSAFVLLIPTLGTMWLLANPGLPLWPYLLCAAVGGFGGGNFASSMTNINAFYPQRLKGWALGLNAGGGNIGVPVLQLVGLLVIATAGNRSPYWVCAVYLVLLAVAAIGAALFMDNLEQHQIDTTAMRSILSIRDTWVIALLYIGTFGSFIGFSFAFGQVLQINFVAGGQSPADAALHAAQIAFIGPLLGSIARVYGGKLADRVGGGRVTTVVFGGMILAGALLVAVSTYHDHTSGPVGTATMIGFVVGFVALFVLSGIGNGSVYKMIPSIFAARSRSLIGSEADKQQWSRAMSGALIGFAGAVGALGGVGINLALRQSYLSSGSATTAFWIFLAFYALAMALTWFRYVRTPTARRYTPSMLDSVPA